The Alkalihalobacillus sp. LMS6 genomic interval TACTTTGACGTTGTAATAAGTTCTATCTATAAAAGTTAAAAGATCGATTCGCAATTAGATAGATCATTTGCCAGAGATGGACGAATGGTTATAGATGCGGCTAAGACAAGACACCAGATATTTAACTTGATAATTATGACCTATTTCCTTACTAATTATAAAGAATTTATAAAGTTTTAAAAATTTTGTAGTTTTTCCGCTCATCTTGTTATATTATAAATTTGCATTAAATTTTAATAACGGGAGGTTAGATTGTGAGGAAGTTACTTAGTTTGGAAAAAAGCATAAAAATATTTGTATCTACTGGTATAGCATTAGCTTTATATGTCGGTGGTACGGAAATATCAGAGGCTCGGTATTTAAATTATGGTTCACCAAATTCAACAATTGCAGTGGATTACAGTTTAAATACGACATGGACTACAGCTGTTAATTCAGGTAGATCAGCTTGGAATAATTCAACTGCACCAGTAAAAGTAAATAAAAGTTCAAGCTCTAACAATAAGCTATATGCAGCTAACTATAGTGATAGTTGGTATGGAGTCTTCACACCGCAAACTGTAAGTGGCTCTAGATTGACAAAGTTCCAAATAAGACTTAATGCAAGAACGATTAATAGAGACAGCACAAATTTTCAACACTTCGTTCAGAGCACTAGTGCACACGAATTTGGACATGCATTTTGGTTAGCTGATAACCCAAATACTAATTCAGTATCTCTTATGAAACACAATAGATCTAGACAATCAATACGTCTTCCACAAGGGTATGACATTTGTTTATTGCAATATAGAAGTGCAGACCTTTGCAACAGAAAAATGCAGAGTCCTGCACTTATTTTAATAAGGGCATAAAAAAAGACTTGCCAGTCACCCCAAGTCCCTCTAACGTAATTGGTGTCGAATCAATTCACGGAGGTAACGGAAGGATGCTAGCAATGTCTGATATTAATTGTATCAAAAATTTGAGAAACAACAAAGGTCTATCAATCTCCCAAATACAGAAAATATTAGGGGTTAACTGGCGTACCGCAAAGAAATATGCAGATGAGGACCAGATTCCTAAAGATACATTAATGCCTAGAAAAGGAATGATGTATGAGGAAGAATGGGGAGAAATGGTCGCAGATTGGTTGTTTGAAGATCAACGATTAAAACGAAAATCTAGAAGGACAAATAAAGAGCTACATAACGAATTGATGAAATATGGGTTTACCGGATCCTATCGAACAGTATGCAATTTTATAAAAGAGTGGAAGAACAGCCATCAAGAAGAAAAGGATAAAGGACATGAAAGGTTAACGCACCCTCCGGGTGAGGCACAGGTGGACTTTGGAGTAATGGAAGCAGTTCAAGACGGGGACTTAGTAGATGTTCGAGCACTGATCATGTCTATGCCTTATAGCAACACTGGCTTTGCCGTACCTCTGCCATCTGAGAATCAAGAATGTTTTTTGTATGGATTGCAGCAGCTGTTTATTCAAGCAGGTGGAGTGCCAAAATCAATAAGAATTGATAACTTAACTCCTGCAGTAAAACAAACCCGATCAAAAATGGAAGAAGCAAAACTAACAGATGAATTTATGCAATTTCAGAATCATTTTGGATTTGAAGTTC includes:
- the istA gene encoding IS21 family transposase; translation: MQQKNAESCTYFNKGIKKDLPVTPSPSNVIGVESIHGGNGRMLAMSDINCIKNLRNNKGLSISQIQKILGVNWRTAKKYADEDQIPKDTLMPRKGMMYEEEWGEMVADWLFEDQRLKRKSRRTNKELHNELMKYGFTGSYRTVCNFIKEWKNSHQEEKDKGHERLTHPPGEAQVDFGVMEAVQDGDLVDVRALIMSMPYSNTGFAVPLPSENQECFLYGLQQLFIQAGGVPKSIRIDNLTPAVKQTRSKMEEAKLTDEFMQFQNHFGFEVQVCNPRSGHEKGNVENKVGYIRYNFFTKAPVMSSFEDLTLKLKEQLHEDRKRLHYEKEVLIQELWEQETKYLLAMPARAYPVFKKDLAKVNKYNEVKIDNSLIHVPRAYNYSQLHLILSWEQYKVVSPDGEILLEDFRPYMNKRKALPWQSIIKTWIHKPRVLNYSRYCDYLPGRVKEFLLTDNLLIRRKRLESLSTLLVTYDMKRINEEFYDLIEKERLNGDSNPYEVDWNQYDALTPIEEVGK